GCTCGGGCTCGGGCCCGCCGGCGCGGGCGGGAGCCTCAGGAGCCTGCGCGGCCGGCTCGGCGGGGGTCTGGTCTCGCTGGTCGTCGTCGCTCACACCAGCGATTATCCACCGCCCCGCCGACCCGGCCGGGGTTGTCTCACGTGGCAGACGGGGGCCGCTAACCGCAGTGGGTGGCGACGTAGCCGTCGCTGCCCGTCTTCACGTAGGCGTCGGAGACGAACCGGCCGTTGCCGACGCAGTCCCAGATGTTCGATGTGCCGTACGGGCCCGAGACGGTCGTGCCGTCGCTCTGGCAGCGGATCGTGACGGAAGCCCCGTAGGGCAGGACGTCGATGACCGAGTAGTTGGTGCCCGGGCCGCTGCGGACGTTCACGCGGTACCCCGGAGCGACCGGAAATGTCTGGAATCCGGAGTCGGCTGCGAGGTCCTGGACTTG
The Streptomyces sp. NBC_01296 DNA segment above includes these coding regions:
- a CDS encoding SH3 domain-containing protein, with translation MSTENDSSQVQDLAADSGFQTFPVAPGYRVNVRSGPGTNYSVIDVLPYGASVTIRCQSDGTTVSGPYGTSNIWDCVGNGRFVSDAYVKTGSDGYVATHCG